GAGCGTGAAAAAAACGCCCGTCTGTGTCATGCCGGGATCGAGGCTTTCGGCGGTCGTGAACTCATTTTGCGTAAAATGGATGAACGCGAACGCGCGGCCCGCGGACAGCGTCAGCATTGCGCAAACAAGAACTACCAGGATTTTTTTCATGGTCGAAGCCTCCCCCGTTGGCAGAACGTGAACGGATTCAGGTCAGGAATATATCATCAAACCCGCGGGTTGACAAGGAAAAAACGGAACGAACCGCATCTGGCGAATGCCGCGTGCTGCACGAGACGCGAAAAGACGGAGGGGATGTGTCCTGAGACGGGCTACTGTTCCTTGTTCAGTTCGATGTTCCAATAGAGATAATCACGCCAGCTGAGGGGAGCGTTCTTGATACCGAAGGTCAGGGTGATGACCGGCATCCAGCGGGGTTTCATGGGAGGCCTGATCAGCCGCATGCCCGCCTCCCGGGGGGTCCTGCCGCCCTTCCGGTTATTGCACGAGAGGCAGGCCGTAACGATGTTCTCCCACGTGGCCTGGCCACCCTGCACCTGCGGTATGACGTGATCGAAGGTGAGATCCTCGGCGGGATACTTGATGCCGCAGTACTGGCAGGAATATTTATCGCGCTGATAGATGTTGGCGCGGGAGAACCTGACCTCCCTGCTTGCGCGGCGGACCTTGACAAGCTTGAGAAGACGGAGGATGGAGGGCAGTTTGAACGTGAGGGACACACCCCGGATGTCCCGCTCGTAAAAGTCGATCACTTCCACTTTGCCCTGGGTGAGCAGCGTGATCGCCCTTTGCCAGGGGATGATCTTTAACGGCTCAAACGTCGCGTTCAGGAGCAGCGTCCGTTCCATGAGAACCTCTCTCCGAATATCAAGGTCAGCCTGCGAGATATCCCGGATGAGCAAAAAACCGTCAAAATTCCCTTTATTGAGGTAACAACATACAGAAAACTTTAAGATTTGTCAATAGAATTGAAACTTCGTGTCAAGCCAAAGCGTAAGCTTCCCTAAAAAAGAGACATGCTAAAAGTAGAGCTTTCTGGCATTATATGGACGCCAGGAGGTTCTCATGAAAAGCTCGAGATTCACCGAAACACAGATCATCGCGATCCTCAAAGAAGCAGATGCCGGGGTGC
The Nitrospirota bacterium DNA segment above includes these coding regions:
- a CDS encoding HNH endonuclease; this encodes MERTLLLNATFEPLKIIPWQRAITLLTQGKVEVIDFYERDIRGVSLTFKLPSILRLLKLVKVRRASREVRFSRANIYQRDKYSCQYCGIKYPAEDLTFDHVIPQVQGGQATWENIVTACLSCNNRKGGRTPREAGMRLIRPPMKPRWMPVITLTFGIKNAPLSWRDYLYWNIELNKEQ